In the Methanobacterium alcaliphilum genome, TATTTTAAAATCTATGCTGTGTCCATATCTATTTTAGCTATAAGTAGGTTTTTAGATGTGATCAACATATATAACTTATTTTCTATAGCAGATATTGCAACTGCTATGGTTCTTTTAAGTGATTTTTTATTAGTAATAGTGTTTTACAAGCTATCTAAAATTATGGATCTGGAAGAAGAAGCAGAAACCTAATGTGTTGCATCAATTTTGAATTTAAAGCTTATTTTAAATTGTATAATAAGTAAGTATTTTTAGAAGATTTTATAAGTCAAAATATTACACTTAATATGTTAATTTAAATAATCATTAATTATATTATTTGAGAGTTTGATATGGATTTTATTTCAATAATATTTCTAGCATTTGGACTGGCTATGGATGCATTCAGCGTATCTATAACACGAGGATTAAGCCTTAAATGTAATATTAAATATGCACTAATAATTGCTTTATCATTTGGAGTATTTCAGGCATTAATGCCTATTTTAGGATGGTTTTCGGGGATGCATCTCCAAAGTATTGTTTCTACTTTAGCACCGTGGATTGCCTTTCTACTACTTCTAGGTATTGGTCTTAAAATGATATATGAAAGTTTTAGCACTGGTGGTGATGACACTTGCCAAATATTTTCCATTAGAGAGCTCTTGATTCTATCCATTGCAACAAGTATTGATGCCTTTGCGGTGGGTGTGACTTTCGCTATATTAAACACATCAATTATAACTCCTATCATCATAATTGGAATTATAACATTCATTCTATCTTTAATTGGTGTTTATATTGGTAAAAATATTGGTCATCTTTTTGAAAATAAGATTGAAATTCTCGGTGGCTTGATTTTAATAGCCATAGGTTTTAAGATACTATTAGAAAATATACGGTTTTAATGGAAATAAATTTTTTAAAATAAGTTAATTAGAGTAATTGTACGATTTTTGTTTTTATTTTTATCCTAAATAAGAAATCTATTTAAAATAGATATTACAATTATAAAATCAAACAGTGAGAACCACTTATAATAATATTATATAATTATATTAAAATTTTTAAAAAAACTGTATATCCTCCTTAAAGTTTTTAAAGAAATAGGTTCTAAAATTATATAAATAAGTTTTATAATTAATAGATTTGCATTAAAGTGATTTTAATTGAGGAATGTATATGGGGCGCTCGACCAACGATATCGTGAATAGTGAATTTAAAAGTTTAAGAAGAAAACTCCTTGATTTAAGTATGCGAAACCAGCTTTTGAATTTTCGTCCGAGATCAAGAACTATAGAAGTTATAAATGACGAAGCATCCCACATCTATGATTTTTTGGTCCTTAAAGAAAAAAAGATGCAGTTTCTGCCCCAAAAAGAAGAAAAAAAGCTGGATGAAGAAATTAAAGATGTTGAAGAGGATGATCTTACAAAAGAATCTCCTGAATCAGAACTATGGGAATTCCCTGCAGTAGAAGAAGAAGAGATAGAAGAACAGAAAAGCAGATTTTTAGAGACTTCACTGACACCATCTGAACTCCAGAGAAGACTCTTTTATATAAATCAAAGAGCACGTACTATGTTACAGGAACAGGGTTATAATATCCTGTACTTAGCCATAGGGTTTTTAGAGTGGAATGTTCCTCATGAAGCAGATATAAGAAAAGCCCCCCTAATTTTAATCCCGGTTATACTAGAGAGAAGAAAGGTCGGTATGTCTTTTTCCATTCATTGGGACGGCAATGAGATGCTGACTAATATATCCCTGCAGGCTAAATTAAAGGAAGAAGATGTTCTTTTGCCGGAATTTCAAATGCCTAAAACAGAGGAAGGTATTAAAAAGTACTTGAAGGAAGTTTCCAAAGCTGTTAAATCACAGAAAGACTGGAAGGTTCACGATGAAGTACAGCTCGGATTTTTCTCATTCACCAAATTTGTAATGTACCGGGACCTTGATCCAACATCATATAAAGATGGTATTGATATAACTGAAAAACCATTGATTCAATCTATTTTTAACCCGGACCTGGAAAAGGAAAGGCCTTATTTTAAAGAGAGTGATGTGGATACAAATCTCAACTATAAAGACCTTTACCATGTAATGGATGCTGATTCTTCTCAAATTGCAGCTATTGAAGATGTTAAAGCCAGATCTAATCTGGTGGTGGAAGGACCTCCAGGTACTGGAAAGTCACAGACTATTGTAAATCTTATTGGTGAATTGATGGCTGCAGGTAAAACTGTTTTATTTGTCAGTGAGAAAATGGCCGCATTAGAAGTAGTTAAAAACCGTTTAGATAATGTGGGGCTGGGTAAGTTCTGCCTTGAACTTCACTCACACAAGGCACGTAAAAAAGATGTGCTGCAGGAACTTGAAAACACATTAAAATGTGATTATGAAGATCCAGTGGATATTGATCGCCAATTAAATCGTTTAGAAACTTTAAGGAGACAATTAAATGATTACAACCAAGCCCTACATCAACCACTATATAAGATACGATTATCTCCGTTTCAACTATTTGGTATGAGGGAAAATTCTGAAAAACACTTCGAAACATTACCTCTGGTGAGGATACCTTCCCCTGAGACTATAACTCCAGATCAATGGGAAGAGTCTATAATTGAACTGGAAAACCTGGCTAAATTATCACAATTACTTCCAGATTTAGCCGAAAACCCCTGGTCAGGTACGGACCCGGGTATGATTCTTCCACCAACTATGAGGGAGGTTGAATCTTTAATAAGTGATACTCTAGAGAATTTAGATTCATTTAGACATTCAAGTAAAAATCTGGAGGAAACTTATGGCATTAAACCCTCACGAAACTTCCACGAATTTGAAGAAGCTATCCTGGCTGCTCAGATTATCGCTGAGTCCCGACCAATGGACCTCGAAGTTTTAAATTCTAATATATGGGATCAGCACCAAAGCGACGCATTTTTATTGCTGGATAAGTTGGAAAAATATCAGGATAATATCAAAATCTTGGAGAATTTTCATGATTCGGCCTGTGAAAAAGACCTGGACAAAATTTTAAGAGAATACATGGAACAGTCCTCCAGTAAAATCAAGTTTTTAAGTGGGAAATACCGGAAAGTGAAAAATGAGATAGATTCATTATACCTGGAAAATACACCACAAAACGATTACGAAATTATTCAGGATTTAGAATCATTAAAGGATTTTTTGAATCTTAAAAGAGAACTGGAAAGTTATAGTGATCTAGCACGAGAATTCTTTGGATCCCTGTGGAATCTAGAAAACCCCCCAGTTAAAGATTTAAGGGCTACTGCATACTGGATTGTGCAGTTTAGACAACTGGTTCAAGACAATGTTATCACTGAAAAAACCATCCAAATGGTGTCAAAGGGTATAAATAAAGAAGATATTATTCAAAATAGGAATATTGTACTGGAAGAAAGTGATAAATTTGCAAAATCGCTAGAATCATTAAAATCACGTCTAAATACTCACAGTCACATCCTTTTTAACAAGGAACCAGAAGAGGTTAACTTCAGCCAGTGGAAAACTCAATTAAAATCCTGGCAGGACCACTTAAGCATACTACCTTTATGGTCACAATATCTGGAGAAAAAACGATTGTGTATGAAAACCAAGGCTTCTGCATTTATACCCTCTGTTGAAGCTGGAGCAATCAAATTGGAAGATGTTAAAAATGTTATGGAAGGAAATCTGGCAGACAGTCTTTTAACCATGGCCTTTAAAGAAATATCAATATTATATACATTTATTGGGGATTTACACCAGGGTCGCATCAGTGAATTCAGAGACCTGGACTCTAAAATTATTGAACTCAACCGGAAACGACTTATTAATAAATTAAATTCTAATCTACCCCAGGTATTTGGTGGGGCGGCACCTAATTCACAGGCCAGCATATTGAGCGGTGAATTCACCCGTAAAAGAGGGCATCTGCCTCTTAGAAAACTTTTAGCAAAAACAGGGGGTTTAATAAAGCAGATCAAGCCCTGTTTTATGATGAGTCCTCTTTCCATTGCACAGTATTTAGATCCAACTAATTCTAG is a window encoding:
- a CDS encoding manganese efflux pump MntP family protein, producing MDFISIIFLAFGLAMDAFSVSITRGLSLKCNIKYALIIALSFGVFQALMPILGWFSGMHLQSIVSTLAPWIAFLLLLGIGLKMIYESFSTGGDDTCQIFSIRELLILSIATSIDAFAVGVTFAILNTSIITPIIIIGIITFILSLIGVYIGKNIGHLFENKIEILGGLILIAIGFKILLENIRF
- a CDS encoding DUF3320 domain-containing protein — protein: MGRSTNDIVNSEFKSLRRKLLDLSMRNQLLNFRPRSRTIEVINDEASHIYDFLVLKEKKMQFLPQKEEKKLDEEIKDVEEDDLTKESPESELWEFPAVEEEEIEEQKSRFLETSLTPSELQRRLFYINQRARTMLQEQGYNILYLAIGFLEWNVPHEADIRKAPLILIPVILERRKVGMSFSIHWDGNEMLTNISLQAKLKEEDVLLPEFQMPKTEEGIKKYLKEVSKAVKSQKDWKVHDEVQLGFFSFTKFVMYRDLDPTSYKDGIDITEKPLIQSIFNPDLEKERPYFKESDVDTNLNYKDLYHVMDADSSQIAAIEDVKARSNLVVEGPPGTGKSQTIVNLIGELMAAGKTVLFVSEKMAALEVVKNRLDNVGLGKFCLELHSHKARKKDVLQELENTLKCDYEDPVDIDRQLNRLETLRRQLNDYNQALHQPLYKIRLSPFQLFGMRENSEKHFETLPLVRIPSPETITPDQWEESIIELENLAKLSQLLPDLAENPWSGTDPGMILPPTMREVESLISDTLENLDSFRHSSKNLEETYGIKPSRNFHEFEEAILAAQIIAESRPMDLEVLNSNIWDQHQSDAFLLLDKLEKYQDNIKILENFHDSACEKDLDKILREYMEQSSSKIKFLSGKYRKVKNEIDSLYLENTPQNDYEIIQDLESLKDFLNLKRELESYSDLAREFFGSLWNLENPPVKDLRATAYWIVQFRQLVQDNVITEKTIQMVSKGINKEDIIQNRNIVLEESDKFAKSLESLKSRLNTHSHILFNKEPEEVNFSQWKTQLKSWQDHLSILPLWSQYLEKKRLCMKTKASAFIPSVEAGAIKLEDVKNVMEGNLADSLLTMAFKEISILYTFIGDLHQGRISEFRDLDSKIIELNRKRLINKLNSNLPQVFGGAAPNSQASILSGEFTRKRGHLPLRKLLAKTGGLIKQIKPCFMMSPLSIAQYLDPTNSRLQFDVVIFDEASQVKPEDALGAFLRGKTAVVMGDTNQLPPTSFFDQMIYSEEETEDVAKAADMESILHLCKRSFPVKMLRWHYRSRHESLIAVSNQEFYDNHLLIYPSPCHESHELGLKLEYLPETVYERGKTRSNPQEAKAVVQAIFAHYNEYGGSKSLGVGTFSVAQMNAILEELELMRKEHPQMEKYFQETNDEHFFVKNLETIQGDERDVILISIGYGFDEQHKISLNFGPLNQEGGERRLNVLITRAREKCIVFSNFKAMDLHVNNGTPFGVKALKTFLQYAETGNLGYGDDRHEKIQGSFEDSVYEFLMENDIEVEREVGCAGFRVDLAIMDSQNYGRYLAGIECDGAMYHSSLVARDRDRLREQILEGLGWKIIHVWSTDWYRNREETKKKLLRAIEKLQNDVTNKAMEMELTDDIREQLEIKVDISGAIVEKNETGGIVVGEENESRQLTVTEELEIEENEDLTYSEIENLEDNNIIELESEVDIIDESDLKISDNVGESSEYENVEDTPYNDETYVPKSPKPSKPRLEDKLLPYQMYELSTLKSSDDLYKSPTPVISTVVSEIVSIEGPIHFDEVVKRIREGCGLRRAGNKVKNIISSAVEMAENNGNIRRSGDFLLLNDTSDIPVRQRIYKPDISIISPEEIEAAIRMVIGFENESEKRDLVIRASRLFGFKTTSKKTFDRIDEVLNEMIDEGELKELDGKIDLNK